Proteins encoded in a region of the Atopobium sp. oral taxon 416 genome:
- a CDS encoding GntP family permease: MADPVFAADPARLAVSAVVGIALLLALIIKFKLHPVLSMLVSAIVIGIGAGMPLDLVAETVTKGVGTTLQNIALLIGLGSMFGQILEESGGAKEIAQTFIRKFGQSHSSWALGITGLIIGTTVFFEAGVVVLIPLAFSIAAQTKKSTLYYGIALLAGLAAGYAFVPPSAGSVLVADTLNVDLGTMILVGIPTAFIAMGAAGIAWGRHVGSRIFAPVPEHITAAERVGDEKEPPSFGMVIAIVLTPLCLILLGTLSSCIAMSETVASVLSFLGKPFVALTIATLIAMYFLGARRGYSGSELRALLDRSLKPVGMILLVIACGGVIRWMLQDCGLGQIIGPLLESSPLPLVVVGFLIAALVRASVGSSIVAMTMASGIMAAIPAVSGASVLMRAAICLAICGGATALSHVNDAGFWMCSSFLEIDEKTTLKSWAVMETIIGIVGLACALVISVFA; encoded by the coding sequence ATGGCAGACCCTGTATTCGCGGCTGATCCAGCCAGGCTCGCCGTTTCAGCGGTTGTCGGCATCGCATTGCTGCTTGCTCTGATCATCAAGTTCAAGCTGCACCCGGTTCTTTCCATGTTGGTCTCGGCTATTGTCATTGGCATAGGTGCTGGAATGCCGCTTGACCTTGTGGCGGAGACCGTCACCAAAGGCGTGGGCACGACCTTGCAGAACATTGCCCTGCTTATTGGCTTGGGTTCTATGTTTGGCCAGATCCTCGAGGAAAGTGGTGGAGCGAAGGAAATCGCTCAGACGTTTATTAGGAAGTTTGGTCAGAGTCACTCCAGCTGGGCACTTGGCATTACCGGCTTGATTATCGGCACCACCGTATTCTTTGAGGCCGGCGTCGTCGTACTGATTCCTCTTGCCTTCAGTATTGCTGCGCAGACTAAGAAGTCCACACTCTACTACGGGATTGCCCTTCTGGCTGGACTTGCTGCGGGTTATGCGTTCGTGCCGCCTTCGGCTGGCTCGGTGCTCGTTGCTGACACACTCAACGTCGACCTTGGTACGATGATTCTTGTCGGCATTCCCACTGCATTCATCGCAATGGGTGCTGCAGGTATCGCATGGGGCCGCCATGTCGGTAGCCGCATCTTCGCACCGGTCCCCGAGCACATCACCGCAGCTGAAAGGGTGGGCGACGAGAAGGAGCCTCCGTCATTCGGCATGGTCATCGCGATCGTACTTACGCCGCTCTGTCTGATACTTCTTGGCACGCTTTCGTCCTGCATCGCGATGTCTGAGACTGTAGCGTCTGTCCTCTCCTTCCTTGGTAAGCCGTTTGTCGCCCTTACGATTGCTACGCTCATTGCCATGTATTTCCTCGGCGCTCGTCGTGGTTACTCTGGATCTGAGCTCAGGGCACTGCTCGATCGTTCCCTCAAGCCAGTCGGCATGATTCTTCTTGTTATTGCCTGTGGCGGCGTTATCCGTTGGATGCTCCAGGACTGTGGCTTGGGCCAGATCATAGGACCCCTGCTCGAAAGCTCTCCGCTTCCGCTTGTCGTTGTGGGCTTTCTTATAGCTGCGCTTGTCCGTGCTTCCGTCGGTAGCTCGATTGTAGCTATGACCATGGCATCTGGCATTATGGCGGCAATTCCTGCAGTTTCTGGCGCTTCCGTGCTCATGCGCGCTGCTATCTGCCTTGCCATCTGCGGCGGCGCTACTGCGCTTTCCCATGTCAACGATGCAGGCTTCTGGATGTGCTCTTCGTTCCTAGAGATCGACGAAAAGACGACCCTCAAGAGCTGGGCAGTCATGGAGACGATTATCGGTATCGTCGGCCTTGCCTGCGCGCTCGTGATTTCGGTCTTTGCCTAG
- a CDS encoding FadR/GntR family transcriptional regulator — MAQPKSGLPEQVSKQIIQLILNEGLKQGDRLPNETVLSEKLGVGRSSVREAMKLLRSRNIVSIRQGSGTYVSSNPGIASDPLGFTFIEDKRRLARDLLEVRFMIEPQMAGMAAEKATADQVQNIKKLCDETEKLAAAGEDYSAADTAFHSAIAESCGNMVIPRLMGILKYSVPLFIDVTGKQLIAETIRTHRAIADSIAAHDSTAAHDAMYLHLVYNRNIIVNETDQE, encoded by the coding sequence ATGGCTCAACCAAAATCTGGACTCCCCGAGCAAGTATCGAAACAGATCATTCAGCTCATCCTAAATGAAGGCCTCAAGCAAGGCGACCGTCTGCCTAATGAGACCGTCCTCTCAGAAAAGCTTGGCGTAGGACGCAGCTCTGTCCGCGAAGCCATGAAGCTTCTCCGGTCCCGCAATATTGTGAGCATCCGCCAAGGCTCAGGCACCTACGTCTCATCAAACCCAGGAATTGCCAGCGATCCACTTGGATTCACGTTCATCGAAGACAAGCGCCGTCTCGCACGAGATCTGCTCGAAGTCCGTTTTATGATAGAGCCCCAGATGGCTGGCATGGCTGCTGAAAAGGCTACCGCCGATCAAGTTCAGAACATCAAAAAGCTCTGCGACGAGACCGAGAAGCTAGCAGCGGCCGGAGAAGACTACTCTGCCGCCGACACCGCATTTCACTCTGCCATTGCCGAAAGCTGCGGGAACATGGTAATCCCCCGGTTGATGGGCATCCTCAAGTACTCAGTGCCACTCTTCATCGATGTAACGGGAAAGCAGCTCATCGCCGAGACGATCCGCACGCACCGCGCTATCGCCGATTCCATCGCCGCGCACGATTCCACCGCTGCGCATGACGCCATGTACCTGCATCTCGTCTACAACCGCAACATCATCGTGAACGAGACCGACCAGGAGTAG